TTTAGGCTCTCACGATGGGAACTGTGGATGACTGGTAAGCCGCGTTAATGTTGATGCTGCCCAAGTTTGTGTGGTTGTCTATCTCAATGTTGCTTGCGGCTGGATAATTGTTTGATTGCAGCGGAGACTTGTCACCTGAAAAGTTTCGCACATCAGTGTCTATGTTGCCAAGGTTTGTTTCTGAAGTGATTTTTGCTCCTACATCGCCGTCAATTTTCAGACCAACGTTTACTGACCCCATCGAGGTGTCAGCATTAACCTTGAGGTTCCCTGATAGCGTTGTTGTTTGAGTTATGTCCATGTTTACTGAGCCCATGTTTGATTGCAGGTTAACGGTGCAGTTGCCTTCAACGGTTGTTTCGCTCATGCGATAGTGCACTGTGCCCATGTTGGTTTCGAGTGATATGTCGCCTGCGACGGTTACGTTTTCTTGCAGGTTCGCTTGAACGGTGCCTGCGTTAGAATTAAGATTAACGGACTGGAGTGTTGCGTTTTCTTGAGCGGTTAGGCTGACTTGCCCTAGGCGCGAGGTAACGTTGAGGTTGAGGTTTAACGCTGGATTAACATAGATGACGCAGTCAACATCTGTATTTGAGAGAAAACCGCCTTCGACCGTTACCTTTGATGTTATAGTTAACACGTCGCCGACGGTTTCGTTTGTAAAGGTGACTTCTATGTTTGAACTGCGTAAGAGGCTCCTTGAGCCGTTTGCTGAGACATGGATTAGGATGTTGTAGTCGTTGATGTTTTGGGTTGCAACGTTCACTTCTCCAACGTCAGCGTAGAAGTCAAGGTTTAACGTTCTGATGTTTGGGTGGCTGTCGTGGTTTGTTTGATTGAAATCAAACCTAGAAAACGGTACTGCCGCAACGGCGATAACGATTACCGCCGTCAACAGTATGGCGATAAGCACTATGGCTCCTAGCATAACGGGGTCTTTCCGCAAGGGCTTCACTGGTGCAGGCGCTGCAGTTGGCGTAGCCATGACGGGGGTTCCGCATCT
This genomic interval from Candidatus Bathyarchaeota archaeon contains the following:
- a CDS encoding zinc-ribbon domain-containing protein, with translation MPYCHKCGAKLQEDAHFCHRCGTPVMATPTAAPAPVKPLRKDPVMLGAIVLIAILLTAVIVIAVAAVPFSRFDFNQTNHDSHPNIRTLNLDFYADVGEVNVATQNINDYNILIHVSANGSRSLLRSSNIEVTFTNETVGDVLTITSKVTVEGGFLSNTDVDCVIYVNPALNLNLNVTSRLGQVSLTAQENATLQSVNLNSNAGTVQANLQENVTVAGDISLETNMGTVHYRMSETTVEGNCTVNLQSNMGSVNMDITQTTTLSGNLKVNADTSMGSVNVGLKIDGDVGAKITSETNLGNIDTDVRNFSGDKSPLQSNNYPAASNIEIDNHTNLGSININAAYQSSTVPIVRA